From a region of the Sporosarcina ureilytica genome:
- a CDS encoding NUDIX hydrolase has product MLIFHDSEGGRVELTFGKNRFGMPARHVLVVVKHEGKWLLTKHRTRGIEFPGGKAELGESIEAAAIRETFEETGVILSNVHQFAEYVVHSNITFCKAVFTGVIDEIQENPTLHETEGAIWMTDEQLDACKSLSFHMKDTGMSELRRWVETNEG; this is encoded by the coding sequence ATGCTTATTTTTCATGATAGTGAGGGCGGACGTGTTGAGTTGACATTTGGAAAGAATCGTTTCGGAATGCCAGCAAGACATGTCCTCGTCGTAGTAAAACATGAAGGGAAATGGTTATTAACGAAACATCGAACACGTGGAATTGAATTTCCCGGTGGCAAAGCAGAACTAGGTGAATCGATTGAAGCGGCAGCCATTCGAGAAACATTTGAAGAAACAGGGGTAATCCTTTCGAATGTTCATCAATTCGCGGAATATGTCGTCCATAGTAATATCACATTTTGTAAAGCTGTATTTACAGGCGTGATTGATGAAATACAAGAAAATCCAACATTGCATGAAACTGAAGGAGCTATTTGGATGACGGATGAACAGCTTGATGCATGTAAATCATTAAGTTTTCATATGAAGGATACAGGAATGTCTGAATTACGGAGGTGGGTAGAGACAAATGAAGGATAA
- a CDS encoding alpha/beta hydrolase family protein — MKDNATIEKVRVYPSPNPNVRLQEITYWSGGLKVKGLMAEPIKEGKYEGIVYLRGGIQHIGMVRPSRMVLLASNGFVVFAPYYRGNRGGEGRDEFAGDDRLDAVNAVDILKQNPNVKRDRIHLFAFSRGGIMALWTAVLRDDITSVVTWAGVSDIVFTYKERKDMRRMMKRVIGGTPNNQADAYRERNVLDRLNELEVPVLIIHGMLDAHVSIEQAKILENALRENNKRYETWYFPEFTHHIPPVQNTKIVKDLCGWMRRQDCSEEV, encoded by the coding sequence ATGAAGGATAATGCAACAATTGAAAAGGTCCGAGTCTATCCGTCACCTAATCCGAATGTCAGATTACAAGAAATTACGTATTGGTCTGGCGGTTTAAAGGTGAAAGGCTTAATGGCGGAGCCAATTAAAGAGGGGAAATATGAAGGCATCGTTTATTTACGAGGCGGCATCCAACATATTGGCATGGTAAGACCTTCAAGAATGGTACTCTTAGCTTCAAATGGATTTGTCGTATTTGCCCCTTATTATCGCGGCAATCGTGGCGGGGAAGGACGCGACGAATTTGCTGGAGATGATCGGTTAGATGCGGTGAATGCAGTAGATATATTAAAACAAAATCCTAATGTGAAACGTGACCGTATTCATCTTTTCGCATTTTCACGCGGTGGGATTATGGCGCTATGGACAGCTGTTTTACGTGATGACATTACTTCTGTTGTTACATGGGCAGGCGTTTCCGATATTGTGTTTACATATAAAGAACGAAAAGATATGCGTAGAATGATGAAAAGAGTTATCGGCGGTACACCAAATAACCAAGCAGATGCATATCGTGAACGCAATGTGCTAGATCGATTGAATGAACTGGAAGTCCCCGTACTCATTATTCATGGCATGCTTGATGCACATGTTTCGATTGAGCAAGCAAAAATTCTGGAAAACGCTTTACGTGAAAATAATAAACGATATGAAACATGGTATTTCCCCGAATTCACACACCATATTCCACCCGTTCAAAATACAAAAATTGTAAAAGATCTATGCGGTTGGATGAGAAGACAAGATTGTTCAGAGGAAGTGTGA
- the pckA gene encoding phosphoenolpyruvate carboxykinase (ATP), translated as MISAKTSDTLNELLSGENISFQLSVPQLVEKATTRGEAILTADGAVSAQTGKYTGRSPKDRYIVEETSSKEKIDWGTVNRPISSEIFDSLYTKVVNYLKEKDELFVFKGFAGADQASRLSIQVVNEYAWHNLFVHQLFIRPTEEELAEHDAQFTIVSAPTFKADPAIDGTDSETFIILNLEKRIVLIGGTEYAGEMKKSIFSVMNYLLPEKGIMPMHCSANVSDDGDVALFFGLSGTGKTTLSADADRKLVGDDEHGWSDNGVFNIEGGCYAKCINLSEEKEPEIFGAIRFGSVLENVVVDDATRIPDYDDGSLTENTRAAYPIHNIDNIVTPSIAGHPNTIVFLTADAFGVLPPISKLTKEQAMYHFLSGFTSKLAGTERGITSPEATFSTCFGSPFLPLHATVYAEMLGNKIDEHGAQVFLVNTGWTGGEYGVGSRMELKYTRAMVRAALAGKLDNVETETNEIFGLQMPTAIEGVPTEVLNPRNAWADKDAYDQKAKELAQLFHENFKKFGTVSEDIVTKGGPIA; from the coding sequence ATGATTTCAGCGAAAACTAGTGATACACTTAATGAACTTCTATCTGGTGAAAATATTAGCTTTCAACTTTCTGTGCCACAATTAGTTGAAAAGGCGACGACACGTGGAGAGGCGATTCTAACTGCGGATGGTGCAGTTAGCGCACAAACAGGTAAATATACAGGACGTTCTCCAAAAGATAGATACATCGTTGAAGAAACGTCTTCTAAAGAGAAGATTGATTGGGGTACTGTAAACCGTCCGATCTCCTCTGAAATTTTCGATTCTCTTTACACTAAAGTTGTGAATTACTTAAAAGAAAAAGATGAACTTTTCGTATTTAAAGGATTTGCAGGCGCAGACCAAGCGTCACGTCTATCCATTCAAGTTGTCAATGAATATGCATGGCATAACCTATTTGTTCATCAGTTATTTATTCGTCCTACTGAAGAAGAACTTGCCGAGCATGACGCACAATTTACAATTGTATCTGCGCCAACGTTTAAAGCAGACCCAGCTATTGACGGAACTGATTCCGAAACATTCATTATCCTCAACCTAGAAAAACGCATTGTACTTATTGGCGGAACTGAATACGCAGGTGAAATGAAGAAATCAATCTTCTCTGTTATGAACTACTTGCTTCCTGAAAAAGGCATTATGCCAATGCACTGCTCTGCAAACGTCAGTGATGACGGTGACGTTGCTTTATTCTTCGGTCTTTCTGGAACAGGAAAGACAACGCTATCCGCAGATGCAGACCGCAAATTAGTCGGTGACGATGAACATGGTTGGTCCGACAATGGCGTCTTTAATATCGAAGGCGGATGCTACGCAAAATGTATTAATTTATCTGAAGAAAAGGAACCTGAAATCTTCGGGGCCATTCGTTTTGGTTCAGTACTAGAAAACGTAGTTGTCGATGATGCAACACGTATTCCGGATTACGATGACGGTTCATTAACTGAAAACACACGCGCAGCTTATCCGATTCATAATATCGATAATATTGTTACCCCTTCGATTGCAGGTCACCCGAATACAATTGTATTCTTAACAGCAGATGCCTTCGGAGTATTACCACCGATTTCAAAATTAACGAAAGAACAAGCGATGTACCATTTTTTAAGCGGTTTCACATCAAAGCTAGCTGGTACTGAACGCGGTATCACATCGCCGGAAGCAACATTCTCAACATGCTTCGGGTCACCGTTCTTACCGCTTCATGCAACGGTTTATGCGGAAATGCTTGGAAATAAAATCGATGAGCACGGCGCACAAGTTTTCCTCGTTAACACTGGTTGGACTGGTGGAGAATATGGCGTTGGAAGCCGTATGGAATTAAAATACACACGTGCAATGGTACGTGCAGCACTTGCTGGGAAATTAGACAACGTTGAAACTGAAACAAATGAAATATTTGGTCTTCAAATGCCAACAGCAATTGAGGGTGTTCCAACTGAGGTTCTGAACCCGCGTAACGCATGGGCAGATAAAGATGCTTATGATCAAAAAGCAAAAGAACTTGCTCAATTATTCCACGAAAACTTCAAAAAGTTCGGAACAGTATCTGAGGACATTGTAACAAAAGGCGGACCAATTGCATAA
- the metK gene encoding methionine adenosyltransferase, with protein sequence MTNRRLFTSESVTEGHPDKMCDQISDAILDAILEEDPNARVACETTITTGLVLVAGEITTTTYVDIPKVVRETVKEIGYTKAKYGFDWETSAVLTAIDEQSADIAAGVDHALEAREGSMSDEDIEAIGAGDQGLMFGYACNETPELMPLPISLSHQLSHKLASVRKTGQLPYLRPDGKTQVTIEYDENNQPVRIDTIVLSTQHDPDTTLEQIQADMKKYVIEPIVPATLIDDETKYFINPTGRFVIGGPQGDVGLTGRKIIVDTYGGYARHGGGAFSGKDATKVDRSASYAARYVAKNIVAAGLADACEVQLAYAIGVAQPVSIAVDTFGTGKVEENKLVEAVRELFDLRPAGIIKMLDLRRPIYQDTAAYGHFGRTDVEFPWEKTDKAEALQKLVNA encoded by the coding sequence ATGACAAATCGCCGACTGTTTACTTCAGAATCTGTAACAGAAGGTCATCCAGATAAAATGTGCGACCAAATTTCGGACGCAATTTTAGATGCCATTTTAGAAGAAGATCCAAATGCACGTGTTGCATGCGAAACAACAATTACGACAGGACTCGTACTTGTAGCGGGTGAAATTACAACGACAACCTATGTAGATATTCCAAAAGTTGTTCGTGAAACTGTAAAAGAAATCGGTTATACAAAAGCAAAATATGGTTTTGATTGGGAAACATCTGCTGTGTTAACGGCAATTGATGAGCAGTCAGCAGATATTGCAGCAGGTGTTGATCATGCACTTGAGGCACGTGAAGGTTCAATGTCGGATGAGGATATTGAAGCAATTGGCGCGGGCGATCAGGGGTTAATGTTCGGATATGCTTGTAATGAAACACCGGAACTCATGCCTTTACCAATTAGCTTATCGCATCAATTATCTCATAAATTAGCGTCTGTTCGTAAAACGGGACAACTTCCTTATTTACGTCCAGATGGAAAAACACAAGTAACAATTGAGTATGATGAAAATAATCAACCAGTTCGTATCGATACAATCGTACTTTCAACACAGCATGATCCAGATACGACGCTTGAACAAATTCAAGCTGATATGAAGAAATATGTCATTGAACCAATCGTCCCTGCAACATTAATTGACGATGAAACAAAATACTTCATTAACCCAACAGGTCGTTTCGTAATCGGTGGACCACAAGGGGATGTCGGATTAACAGGACGTAAAATTATTGTAGACACTTACGGTGGTTATGCGCGTCATGGTGGCGGTGCTTTCTCAGGTAAGGATGCAACGAAAGTTGACCGTTCTGCTTCTTATGCGGCACGTTATGTTGCAAAAAATATCGTAGCGGCAGGTTTAGCAGATGCTTGTGAAGTACAGCTTGCTTATGCAATTGGTGTTGCACAACCTGTTTCCATTGCAGTCGATACGTTTGGTACTGGAAAAGTTGAAGAAAACAAACTTGTTGAAGCGGTTCGCGAATTATTCGATCTCCGCCCGGCAGGCATTATAAAAATGTTAGATTTACGTCGTCCAATTTATCAAGACACAGCAGCTTATGGTCATTTTGGACGTACAGATGTTGAGTTCCCTTGGGAGAAGACAGATAAGGCGGAAGCGTTACAAAAACTTGTCAATGCATAA
- the cax gene encoding calcium/proton exchanger yields the protein MIFAGVPLVIIGALMHWSAILMFILCCLTIIALAGVIGRATESLAIVSGPRIGGLLNATFGNAVELIISIFTLKAGMIGIVLASLTGSVLGNLLLVLGLSFFMGGIKYKRQNFNIHDAKYNSGLLIFAIIVAFVIPEIFSMTMDRPTTINLSIGISIILIALYLAGLLFKLVTHRGVFDSEKTDGGEKETPEWTKRKAIIILILSTVAVAFVSEQLVHTFETIGERFGWSQLFIGIIIVAIVGNAAEHASAITMALKDKMDVSVEIAVGSTLQVAMFVTPVLVLISLFMPEPMALVFTIPELVAMIAASLLVINLCNDGESNWFEGLLLFAAYIIMGIGFFFL from the coding sequence ATGATTTTTGCCGGTGTCCCGCTTGTCATAATTGGTGCGCTTATGCATTGGTCTGCAATCCTTATGTTTATCCTTTGCTGTCTTACAATCATTGCGTTAGCAGGAGTTATCGGCAGGGCGACGGAAAGCTTAGCCATTGTGAGCGGTCCAAGAATCGGCGGTTTATTGAACGCTACTTTTGGAAATGCGGTCGAATTAATTATTTCGATTTTTACATTAAAGGCTGGAATGATTGGTATTGTGTTGGCTTCACTTACCGGTTCAGTGCTTGGTAACCTTTTATTAGTACTCGGGCTTTCCTTCTTCATGGGCGGAATTAAATATAAACGTCAAAATTTCAATATTCATGATGCCAAATATAATTCGGGGTTACTCATTTTCGCAATCATTGTAGCTTTTGTCATCCCGGAAATCTTTTCCATGACGATGGACCGTCCGACGACTATCAATTTGAGTATCGGTATTTCGATTATTTTAATCGCATTATATCTTGCGGGTTTATTATTTAAATTGGTCACGCACCGAGGGGTTTTTGACTCGGAGAAAACGGATGGGGGAGAAAAAGAAACACCTGAATGGACTAAAAGAAAGGCAATTATCATCTTAATTTTGTCGACTGTGGCGGTGGCTTTTGTTTCGGAGCAACTCGTTCATACATTTGAAACAATCGGTGAGCGATTTGGCTGGTCACAGTTATTTATCGGTATTATTATTGTCGCGATTGTTGGAAACGCGGCTGAGCACGCTTCTGCAATTACGATGGCGCTGAAAGATAAGATGGATGTATCAGTTGAAATTGCTGTAGGTTCTACACTTCAAGTTGCGATGTTCGTAACGCCTGTGCTGGTTCTTATCTCACTATTTATGCCAGAACCGATGGCGCTCGTTTTCACAATACCAGAACTAGTTGCGATGATTGCTGCATCACTTCTCGTGATTAACTTATGTAATGACGGTGAATCTAACTGGTTTGAAGGACTGCTTCTTTTCGCAGCATACATCATTATGGGAATTGGATTTTTCTTTCTTTAA
- a CDS encoding gamma carbonic anhydrase family protein, which translates to MIYPYKDKMPQIDPTVFVADYATITGDVTIGAYSSIWFNTVIRGDVSPVIIGENVSVQDLSCLHQSPNKPLIIENDAIIGHQVTLHSCKIKKGALIGMGAIILDGAEIGEGAFIGAGALVPPGMNIPPHTLALGSPAKVIREVNDADRKDMERIVREYAEKGQYYKSLQK; encoded by the coding sequence ATGATTTATCCATACAAAGATAAAATGCCCCAAATCGATCCAACCGTATTTGTCGCAGACTATGCAACCATTACTGGAGATGTCACAATTGGGGCGTATTCTTCCATTTGGTTTAACACGGTTATCCGCGGCGACGTTTCTCCAGTCATCATCGGTGAAAATGTGAGCGTTCAAGATTTAAGCTGTCTTCACCAAAGCCCAAATAAACCACTTATCATTGAAAATGACGCAATTATCGGGCATCAAGTCACGTTACATAGTTGTAAAATTAAAAAAGGTGCGCTGATTGGCATGGGGGCAATTATTTTAGACGGCGCTGAAATTGGAGAAGGTGCATTTATCGGCGCAGGCGCCCTTGTACCACCTGGGATGAATATTCCGCCGCACACGCTGGCTTTGGGTTCCCCAGCAAAGGTCATCCGAGAAGTGAATGATGCGGATCGTAAAGATATGGAAAGAATTGTTAGGGAGTATGCAGAAAAAGGACAGTATTATAAGAGCTTGCAGAAGTGA